A genomic segment from uncultured Alistipes sp. encodes:
- the glmS gene encoding glutamine--fructose-6-phosphate transaminase (isomerizing) gives MCGIVGYVGRREACPILIKGLHRLEYRGYDSAGVALVNDKGALNVFKCKGKVSDLEHFLQGKDLSGSIGIAHTRWATHGVPNDANAHPHYSESERIALIHNGIIENYRVLKEALVENGYTFRSSTDSEVLVNLIEYIRTTNGCSLLEAVRQALRQVVGAYAIAVIEKGNPDEIIAARQSSPMVVGIGNGEYFLSSDAASIIEYTQEFVYVNDGEIAVINRNAPLKLLTLDNHDARIDIKKLELSISQLEKGGYPHFMLKEIYEQPRTLVDCIRGRINPETCEVKLSGVIDHRDRFLRARRIIFVACGTSWHASLIGEHLIESICRIPVEVEYASEFRYRDPIICEDDIVIAVSQSGETADTLAAVELARKAGAFVFGICNVVGSSIARATDSGAYIHVGPEIGVASTKAFTGQVTVMAMLALAIGREKGTVSDAYYHEVAAALLRLPETLEEVLKVAPQIADLSKIFTYAHNFIYLGRGYNYPTALEGALKLKEISYIHAEGYPAAEMKHGPIALIDAEMPTVAIATPDHTYEKTASNIEEIKARGGKIIAVCARNDKQVRRSADYVIEVPVITECLMPVVVSVPLQLLAYYIAVYKGRNVDQPRNLAKSVTVE, from the coding sequence ATGTGCGGAATCGTCGGTTATGTCGGACGGCGCGAGGCGTGTCCGATTCTGATCAAGGGGCTGCACCGCCTCGAATACCGGGGTTATGACAGTGCCGGAGTCGCGCTGGTCAATGACAAGGGTGCGCTCAACGTCTTCAAATGCAAGGGAAAGGTCTCCGATCTGGAGCACTTCCTCCAGGGCAAGGACCTCTCGGGGTCCATCGGAATCGCCCACACCCGCTGGGCCACGCACGGCGTGCCGAATGACGCCAACGCCCACCCCCACTACTCCGAATCGGAGCGCATTGCGCTGATCCACAACGGGATTATCGAAAACTACCGCGTGCTGAAGGAGGCGCTCGTCGAAAACGGATACACCTTCCGCAGCAGCACCGATTCCGAAGTGCTGGTCAACCTCATCGAGTACATCCGCACGACGAACGGCTGTTCGCTGCTCGAAGCCGTGCGCCAGGCGCTCCGCCAGGTGGTCGGGGCCTATGCCATCGCCGTGATCGAAAAAGGCAACCCCGACGAGATCATCGCCGCCCGGCAGAGCAGCCCGATGGTGGTCGGGATCGGCAACGGGGAGTATTTCCTCTCGTCGGACGCCGCCTCGATCATCGAATATACGCAGGAGTTCGTCTACGTAAACGACGGGGAGATCGCCGTCATCAACCGCAACGCCCCGCTCAAACTCCTGACGCTCGACAACCACGACGCCCGGATCGACATCAAGAAACTCGAACTCTCGATCTCACAGCTCGAAAAGGGCGGGTACCCCCACTTCATGCTCAAGGAGATCTACGAACAGCCCCGGACCCTCGTCGACTGTATCCGCGGGAGGATCAACCCCGAGACCTGCGAGGTGAAACTCTCCGGCGTGATCGACCACCGCGACCGCTTCCTGCGGGCCCGGAGGATCATCTTCGTGGCCTGCGGAACCTCGTGGCACGCCTCGCTCATCGGCGAGCACCTGATCGAGTCGATCTGCCGCATCCCGGTCGAGGTGGAGTACGCCTCGGAGTTCCGATACCGTGACCCCATCATCTGCGAGGATGACATCGTCATCGCCGTGTCGCAGTCGGGCGAAACCGCCGATACGCTGGCGGCCGTCGAACTCGCCCGCAAGGCCGGAGCCTTCGTCTTCGGAATCTGCAACGTCGTAGGCTCCTCCATCGCCCGCGCTACCGACTCCGGAGCCTACATCCATGTCGGACCCGAAATCGGTGTCGCCTCGACGAAGGCCTTCACCGGGCAGGTGACCGTCATGGCGATGCTCGCCCTGGCCATCGGACGCGAGAAGGGAACCGTCTCCGATGCCTATTATCACGAAGTGGCCGCGGCGCTGCTCCGTCTGCCCGAGACGCTCGAAGAGGTGCTGAAGGTCGCCCCGCAGATCGCCGACCTCTCGAAGATCTTCACCTACGCCCACAACTTCATCTACCTCGGGCGCGGCTACAACTACCCTACGGCCCTCGAAGGGGCTCTGAAGCTCAAGGAGATCTCCTACATCCATGCCGAAGGCTACCCCGCTGCCGAGATGAAGCACGGGCCCATTGCGCTGATCGATGCCGAAATGCCCACCGTGGCCATCGCCACCCCCGACCATACCTACGAAAAAACCGCCTCGAACATTGAGGAGATCAAGGCCCGCGGCGGCAAGATCATCGCCGTCTGCGCCCGCAACGACAAGCAGGTGCGCCGTTCGGCCGACTACGTGATCGAGGTCCCGGTCATCACCGAGTGTCTCATGCCGGTTGTCGTCTCGGTACCTCTGCAGCTGCTGGCCTACTACATCGCCGTCTACAAGGGCCGCAACGTCGACCAGCCCCGGAACCTTGCCAAGTCGGTGACGGTCGAATAG
- a CDS encoding inositol monophosphatase family protein, whose protein sequence is MAKLRYEEFLDFAVATAREAGAIQLAAFRSGDLGIETKSNLYDVVTRVDKECEALIARRIAERFPEHALLGEEGGERGAAGSRWLWVVDPLDGTTNYSQGLPVFTVSIALQLDGETIVGVVYAPYLDELYTAVKGGGAWLAGRGREPRQIRVPRKESLAAAVLATGFPYDKDVNPDNNCDNVARMLPRIRGLRRMGSAAYDLCAVAAGWIDGFWELALHVWDIRAGELIVTEAGGVVERLRPDRGISILAGTPELVAEMRRYVR, encoded by the coding sequence ATGGCGAAATTAAGATATGAAGAATTCCTGGATTTTGCCGTCGCCACAGCCCGCGAGGCCGGGGCCATTCAACTCGCCGCGTTCCGCAGCGGGGATCTCGGCATCGAGACCAAATCGAACCTCTACGATGTGGTGACGCGCGTCGACAAGGAGTGTGAGGCGCTGATTGCCCGGCGCATTGCGGAGCGTTTTCCGGAGCACGCCCTGCTGGGCGAGGAGGGCGGCGAACGCGGTGCGGCCGGAAGCCGCTGGCTCTGGGTGGTTGACCCGCTGGACGGAACGACCAACTACAGCCAGGGATTGCCCGTCTTCACCGTCTCGATCGCCTTGCAGCTGGACGGCGAAACCATCGTCGGGGTGGTGTACGCCCCCTATTTGGACGAGTTGTACACGGCCGTGAAGGGCGGAGGGGCCTGGCTCGCCGGTCGCGGGCGGGAGCCCCGGCAGATCCGCGTCCCGCGGAAGGAGTCGCTGGCAGCGGCGGTCCTCGCCACGGGATTCCCCTACGACAAGGATGTGAATCCGGACAACAACTGCGACAACGTCGCCCGGATGCTGCCCCGCATCCGGGGTTTGCGGCGCATGGGGTCGGCGGCTTACGATCTTTGTGCCGTGGCGGCCGGGTGGATCGACGGATTCTGGGAACTGGCCCTGCACGTCTGGGACATCCGTGCCGGCGAGTTGATCGTCACGGAGGCCGGAGGCGTCGTCGAGCGGCTGCGCCCCGACCGCGGGATCTCGATCCTCGCCGGAACGCCCGAACTGGTCGCCGAAATGCGCCGTTACGTCCGGTAA
- a CDS encoding dipeptidase, which produces MDKVKDYISANKERFVNELFDLLRIPSISAQSEHKPDMQRCAEFLAAALVKAGADRAEVMPTAGNPVVYAEKIVSPKAKTVLVYGHYDVMPVDPRGEWRTDPFEPVIRDGRIWCRGADDDKGQLWMHAKAFEAMCATDSLPCNVKFMLEGEEEIGSASLYGFCREHKKLLKADIILVSDTSMLSMQTPSITCGLRGLAYMEVEVTGPNKDLHSGLFGGAVANPANVLTRLVASLIDENGRVTIPGFYDDVRELTPAERKAFNKAPFNMADYKKALEIGDVEGEAGYTTLERTGVRPSLDVNGIWGGYTGEGTKTVIPSKASAKISMRLVPNQDYRKISKLFERHFRRIAPKSVKVVVKSLHGGMPYVAPTDMPAYKAAEKAIVETFGKKPLPFYSGGSIPIISGFESILGIKSLLIGFGLAEDAIHSPNESFGLGQFERGVETIPLFYKYFANDRG; this is translated from the coding sequence ATGGATAAAGTAAAAGATTATATAAGCGCCAATAAGGAGCGCTTTGTCAATGAGTTGTTCGACCTGCTGCGCATCCCGTCGATCAGTGCCCAGTCGGAGCACAAACCCGACATGCAGCGTTGTGCCGAGTTCCTTGCCGCGGCGCTCGTCAAGGCCGGTGCCGACCGGGCCGAGGTGATGCCTACGGCCGGGAATCCGGTGGTCTATGCCGAGAAGATCGTCAGTCCGAAAGCCAAGACCGTGTTGGTCTACGGCCATTACGACGTCATGCCGGTCGATCCCCGCGGGGAGTGGCGCACCGACCCCTTCGAGCCCGTCATCCGCGACGGCCGCATCTGGTGCCGCGGTGCCGACGACGACAAGGGGCAGTTGTGGATGCACGCCAAGGCTTTCGAGGCGATGTGCGCCACGGATTCGCTGCCCTGCAACGTGAAATTCATGCTCGAGGGCGAGGAGGAGATCGGTTCGGCCAGTCTCTACGGCTTCTGCCGCGAGCACAAGAAACTCCTGAAGGCCGACATCATCCTCGTCTCGGACACCTCGATGCTCTCGATGCAGACGCCGTCGATCACCTGCGGGCTGCGCGGTCTGGCCTACATGGAGGTCGAGGTAACGGGGCCCAACAAGGACCTCCATTCGGGGTTGTTCGGCGGGGCCGTGGCCAATCCGGCCAACGTCCTGACGCGGCTCGTGGCCAGTCTGATCGACGAGAACGGCCGCGTGACGATCCCCGGCTTCTACGACGACGTGCGCGAGCTGACGCCCGCCGAGCGCAAGGCCTTCAACAAAGCCCCGTTCAACATGGCCGATTATAAAAAGGCGCTGGAGATCGGCGATGTCGAGGGCGAGGCGGGCTACACCACCCTCGAACGCACCGGCGTGCGTCCGTCGCTCGATGTCAACGGCATCTGGGGCGGGTACACCGGGGAGGGAACCAAGACCGTTATCCCGTCGAAGGCCTCGGCCAAGATCTCGATGCGGCTGGTCCCGAATCAGGACTACCGCAAGATCTCGAAGCTCTTCGAACGCCATTTCCGGCGGATCGCGCCCAAGAGCGTCAAGGTCGTTGTGAAGTCGCTGCACGGAGGTATGCCCTACGTCGCACCGACCGACATGCCCGCCTACAAGGCCGCCGAGAAGGCCATCGTGGAGACCTTCGGCAAGAAGCCCCTGCCCTTCTACTCCGGCGGGTCGATCCCGATCATCAGCGGCTTCGAGTCGATTCTGGGCATCAAGTCCCTGTTGATCGGCTTCGGGCTGGCCGAGGATGCCATCCACTCCCCGAACGAGAGTTTCGGACTCGGACAGTTCGAACGCGGCGTGGAGACCATTCCGCTCTTCTACAAGTATTTCGCAAATGATAGAGGGTAA
- a CDS encoding copper resistance protein NlpE, which translates to MRKYLLILSAAGVLVSCGGNSRRQASATEVGAGAAKSETVGASGTAGTAGTGKTVGEIPDSHTAETSLDYLGTYEGTLPGADCPGIRTTIVLAADGSYALHMEYLERDSAFDEKGTFKVEGNLLTLTPSDGGQIGYYKVEENRLRHLDADRQPIAGELAEHYVLRKK; encoded by the coding sequence ATGAGAAAATACCTGTTGATCCTTTCCGCCGCGGGAGTTCTGGTCTCCTGCGGTGGGAACAGCCGCAGACAGGCCTCCGCGACGGAAGTGGGGGCCGGGGCGGCAAAATCCGAAACGGTCGGGGCGTCCGGGACGGCTGGGACGGCTGGAACGGGAAAAACGGTCGGGGAAATCCCCGACAGCCACACCGCCGAAACGTCGCTCGACTATCTGGGAACCTATGAAGGGACCCTCCCCGGAGCTGATTGCCCGGGCATCCGAACAACCATCGTACTGGCAGCCGACGGCAGCTATGCTCTCCACATGGAGTACCTCGAACGCGACTCGGCGTTTGATGAAAAGGGGACTTTCAAGGTCGAAGGCAATTTGTTGACACTGACGCCCTCCGACGGCGGACAGATTGGGTACTACAAAGTCGAGGAGAACCGTCTGCGCCACCTCGATGCCGACCGGCAGCCGATTGCGGGCGAGTTGGCCGAACATTACGTATTGCGGAAAAAATAG
- the glmM gene encoding phosphoglucosamine mutase, whose amino-acid sequence MTLIKSISGIRGTIGGLVGENLTPLDIVKFTTAYTRVIARNNPGKHLTIVIGRDARLSGELVMDLVEGTLLACGVDVINVGLCTTPGTEMAVITRKADGGIILTASHNPRQWNALKLLNAHGEFFSAAEGQEVLTLAEDETFEFPPIDQIGHVIAREDFNDEHIRQVLALPLVDVEAVRKRHFKVVIDAVNSVGGIVMPKLLRELGCEVIELNCEPTGEFAHNPEPLPQHLTEISEVIVREKADLGVVVDPDVDRLAFVSEDGSMFVEEYTLVAVADYILSQNPGGVTVSNLSSSRALRDVTERHGGKYYASAVGEVNVTTKMKEVGAVIGGEGNGGVIYPELHYGRDALVGTALFLTWLAKKGMTMTQLRATYPAYYASKNKIELTPAIDVDKVLREVKARYGGENVNDIDGVKIDFPENWVHLRKSNTEPIIRVYTEAKSMEEADALAQRFISEIKAICNL is encoded by the coding sequence ATGACGCTTATCAAATCCATTTCGGGCATCCGCGGCACCATCGGAGGACTCGTCGGCGAGAACCTTACGCCGCTCGACATCGTGAAGTTCACAACCGCCTATACCCGCGTGATCGCACGCAACAATCCCGGGAAACACCTGACCATCGTCATCGGACGCGACGCCCGACTCTCGGGCGAACTGGTCATGGACCTGGTGGAAGGTACGCTCCTGGCCTGCGGCGTCGACGTCATCAACGTCGGGCTCTGCACCACGCCCGGCACCGAGATGGCCGTCATCACCCGCAAGGCCGACGGCGGAATCATCCTCACCGCCTCGCACAACCCCCGCCAGTGGAACGCCCTCAAACTCCTGAATGCACACGGGGAGTTCTTCTCCGCGGCCGAAGGGCAGGAGGTGCTGACGCTGGCCGAAGACGAAACCTTCGAGTTCCCCCCGATCGACCAAATCGGACACGTCATTGCCCGCGAAGATTTCAACGACGAACACATCCGCCAGGTGCTGGCTCTGCCCCTCGTGGATGTCGAGGCCGTGCGCAAACGCCATTTCAAGGTGGTTATCGACGCCGTGAACTCCGTGGGCGGCATCGTCATGCCGAAGCTCCTGCGCGAACTGGGCTGCGAGGTCATCGAGCTCAACTGCGAACCCACCGGAGAGTTCGCCCACAACCCCGAGCCGCTGCCGCAGCACCTGACGGAGATTTCCGAGGTGATCGTCCGCGAAAAGGCCGACCTGGGCGTTGTGGTCGATCCCGACGTGGACCGGCTGGCCTTCGTCTCGGAGGACGGCTCGATGTTCGTCGAGGAGTACACGCTCGTGGCCGTGGCCGACTATATCCTTTCGCAGAATCCCGGCGGCGTGACCGTCTCGAACCTCTCCTCGTCGCGCGCCCTGCGTGACGTCACGGAGCGTCACGGCGGCAAATACTACGCTTCGGCCGTGGGTGAGGTGAACGTCACCACCAAGATGAAGGAGGTCGGAGCCGTGATCGGCGGCGAAGGAAACGGCGGAGTGATCTATCCCGAGCTTCACTACGGCCGCGACGCCCTGGTCGGCACGGCGCTCTTCCTGACCTGGCTGGCCAAGAAGGGCATGACCATGACCCAGCTGCGCGCCACCTACCCCGCGTACTACGCCTCGAAGAACAAGATCGAGTTGACGCCGGCCATCGACGTGGATAAAGTGCTGCGTGAGGTGAAGGCCCGTTATGGCGGTGAAAACGTGAACGATATAGACGGTGTGAAGATCGATTTCCCGGAGAACTGGGTACACCTCCGCAAGTCGAACACCGAGCCGATCATCCGCGTCTACACCGAGGCCAAGTCGATGGAGGAGGCCGATGCCCTGGCACAGCGCTTCATCTCCGAAATCAAGGCGATCTGCAACCTCTGA
- a CDS encoding nucleoside phosphorylase — protein sequence MRTIPASELIINDDGSIFHLHLRPEQLADTVILVGDPGRVALVAEHFENRECEVSNREFRTVTGTYRGKRMTVLSTGIGIGNIDICVTELDALANVDFATRQEKAEKRQLTLVRLGTSGALQPDIRIGEFLFSRTSCGFDGLLSYYKGRDGVCDLALEEAFVRHTGWYEKMPRPYFVNADTTLFEHFRDTTREGITIAAPGFYAPQGRWVRLEPHDAHLNEKIESFDFGGRRITNFEMEGSALAGLAALMGHRAATICTIIAQRVAHEANTDYKPHVKRMIVMALDKLAALK from the coding sequence ATGAGGACGATCCCTGCTTCCGAATTGATTATCAACGACGACGGTTCCATTTTTCACCTTCACCTGCGTCCGGAGCAACTGGCCGACACGGTGATTCTGGTCGGCGACCCCGGGCGCGTGGCCCTCGTGGCGGAGCATTTCGAAAACAGAGAATGTGAGGTTTCGAACCGCGAATTCCGGACCGTAACGGGCACCTATCGCGGCAAACGCATGACGGTGCTCTCGACGGGCATCGGTATCGGCAACATCGACATCTGCGTCACGGAACTCGACGCCCTGGCCAATGTGGACTTTGCCACGCGGCAGGAGAAGGCCGAAAAACGGCAGTTGACGCTCGTGCGGCTGGGGACCTCGGGGGCCCTGCAGCCCGACATCCGGATCGGGGAGTTCCTCTTTTCGCGCACGTCGTGCGGCTTCGACGGCCTGCTGAGCTATTACAAGGGACGGGACGGGGTCTGCGATCTCGCACTGGAAGAGGCCTTCGTCCGCCATACGGGTTGGTACGAAAAGATGCCGCGCCCCTACTTCGTGAATGCCGACACGACCCTTTTCGAGCACTTCCGCGACACGACCAGGGAGGGAATCACCATTGCAGCCCCGGGCTTCTACGCCCCGCAGGGCCGTTGGGTGCGTCTCGAACCCCACGACGCACACCTGAACGAGAAGATCGAATCGTTCGACTTCGGAGGGCGCCGCATCACGAACTTCGAGATGGAGGGTTCGGCGCTGGCCGGGCTGGCCGCCCTGATGGGCCACCGTGCCGCCACGATCTGCACGATCATCGCCCAGCGTGTCGCCCACGAGGCCAATACCGACTACAAGCCCCACGTGAAGCGGATGATCGTCATGGCGCTCGACAAGCTGGCCGCGCTGAAGTAA
- the dnaN gene encoding DNA polymerase III subunit beta, producing MKFSVSSSALLSLLATTGKVISNKNTLPILDYFLMELNGNTLKVTTSDLETTLVGQIEVESVESEGTIAAPAKLMLDSLKEFPELPLTIDVNDKNWEIKINWKSGSLSIPGASAVSYPAVPQLSAERKELQMDVDTLVNGINKTIFATADDELRPVMNGIYINLAPNTLTFVGTDAHKLVKYESENENEVTASFILPKKPANLLKSVLLKEDDAIEMAFDSKNAMFKLKSHTLVCRLIEGNYPNYNAVIPANNPNKVLVDRIELVNGIKRVAVCSNPTTNLIRMDIADNRINLTAQDIDFSVSANETISCSYDGQPISIGFKSTFLVEILSNIDTPTVVIELADSTRAGVFKPVYDDRQTSSTLMLLMPMMINA from the coding sequence ATGAAATTTTCCGTATCAAGTTCGGCACTGCTGTCGCTTCTGGCAACGACGGGCAAGGTAATCAGCAATAAGAACACGCTGCCCATCCTGGACTATTTCCTCATGGAGCTGAACGGCAACACGCTGAAAGTTACGACTTCGGACCTCGAAACGACGCTTGTGGGCCAGATCGAGGTGGAGAGCGTCGAGAGCGAGGGGACGATCGCAGCCCCGGCCAAGCTGATGCTCGACTCGCTGAAGGAGTTCCCGGAGCTTCCGCTGACGATCGACGTCAACGACAAGAACTGGGAGATCAAGATCAACTGGAAGAGCGGCTCGCTCTCGATCCCCGGGGCGAGTGCGGTGAGCTACCCGGCCGTTCCGCAGCTGAGCGCCGAGCGGAAGGAGTTGCAGATGGATGTCGACACGCTGGTGAACGGCATCAACAAGACGATCTTCGCCACGGCGGACGACGAGTTGCGCCCGGTGATGAACGGTATCTACATCAACCTGGCGCCGAATACGCTGACCTTCGTCGGTACGGACGCCCACAAGCTGGTGAAGTACGAGTCGGAGAACGAGAACGAGGTCACGGCCTCGTTCATCCTGCCCAAGAAACCGGCCAACCTGCTGAAGTCGGTGCTGCTGAAGGAGGATGACGCCATCGAGATGGCCTTCGATTCGAAGAATGCGATGTTCAAGCTCAAGAGCCATACGCTGGTATGCCGCCTGATCGAGGGCAACTACCCGAACTACAACGCGGTGATCCCGGCGAACAACCCCAACAAGGTGCTCGTGGATCGCATCGAGCTGGTGAACGGCATCAAGCGCGTGGCGGTGTGCTCGAATCCGACGACGAACCTCATCCGCATGGACATTGCCGACAACCGGATCAACCTCACGGCCCAGGACATCGACTTTTCGGTGTCGGCCAACGAGACGATCTCGTGCAGCTACGACGGACAACCCATCTCGATCGGCTTCAAGTCGACGTTCCTGGTCGAGATCCTCTCGAACATCGACACCCCGACGGTGGTGATCGAGCTGGCCGATTCGACGCGGGCCGGGGTCTTCAAACCGGTCTACGACGACAGGCAGACGAGCTCGACGCTGATGCTTCTGATGCCGATGATGATCAACGCATAA
- a CDS encoding 3'-5' exonuclease codes for MKLNLKRPIIFFDLETTGVDTARDRIVEISMIKVMPDGEEITRTRRLNPGMHIPEEATAVHGITDDDVRDCPTFAQVAKSLEQFIRGCDFGGFNSNRFDLPVLVEEFLRAGVDVDLKRRKFVDVQNIFHKKEQRTLVAAYKFYCDKELDEAHSAEADTRATYEVLKAQLDRYDDLENDVDKLAEFSSRGETADYAGRILYNEKGEEVFGFGKYKGRSVSEIFRIEPSYYAWMMNGDFPLYTKKVITEIRMRDKMQNK; via the coding sequence ATGAAGCTGAACCTCAAACGCCCGATCATCTTCTTCGACCTGGAGACTACGGGCGTGGATACGGCGCGGGACCGGATCGTGGAGATCTCGATGATCAAGGTGATGCCCGACGGCGAGGAGATCACGCGGACGCGGCGGCTCAACCCGGGGATGCACATTCCCGAGGAGGCGACGGCCGTGCACGGCATCACGGACGACGACGTGCGGGACTGCCCGACGTTCGCGCAGGTGGCCAAGTCGCTCGAACAGTTTATCCGGGGGTGTGATTTCGGGGGGTTCAATTCGAACCGCTTCGACCTTCCGGTTCTGGTGGAGGAGTTCCTGCGTGCGGGCGTGGACGTGGACCTGAAGCGCCGCAAGTTCGTGGACGTGCAGAACATCTTCCACAAGAAGGAGCAGCGGACGCTGGTGGCGGCCTACAAGTTCTACTGCGACAAGGAGCTCGACGAGGCGCACTCGGCGGAGGCCGACACGCGGGCGACCTACGAAGTGCTGAAGGCGCAGCTGGACCGTTATGACGACCTGGAGAACGACGTCGACAAGTTGGCGGAGTTTTCGAGCCGGGGCGAAACGGCGGACTATGCGGGTCGGATTCTCTACAACGAGAAGGGTGAGGAGGTCTTCGGCTTCGGGAAGTACAAGGGCCGCTCCGTGTCGGAGATATTCCGCATCGAGCCGAGCTACTATGCGTGGATGATGAACGGCGATTTCCCGCTCTATACGAAGAAGGTGATCACCGAGATCCGGATGCGGGACAAAATGCAGAACAAATAG